The following is a genomic window from Mycobacterium parmense.
CTCAACTACATGGATGCGCACGGCTACGACACCGTCGTAGCTCCCCACCCTGGCGAGGATGTCGAGGAACTGCCGTTCACGGATTTTGCGCCCGGCTACTTCCAACGCGCGATGGATCAACTCCCTAAGTCTGGATCCCGCGGTCCATGGAAAGCAAAGCAGAATTACCTCTTCGATGTCCGTCAAATACGCCGCGGCAAGATCGATGACGGTCTGCGCTTCACGACCAAAGCATCCCGGCCGGCAACTCTGCCGGCCTCGACATCACACCAAAGCACTTCCGAAATGGCTTCTGGCTCAAACCGAGGAAACGGTGAGCACCGCACAAATCCGCTCATCGCCGGATAATCCAACGGGGACTGTCTCGGTGAGTCCGGAGACTTTCTGATGTGAGAGCTCAGCTGGCGGCTGCTCTCTCGCGTTGAGCGTAATAGGCGGCCTCGAGTTCGGCTGGCGGAACATCGCCGCAGTATTCATACAGGCGGCGGTGGTTGAACCAGTCGATCCGCCGTGCGGTGGCCAGCTCGTTCGACCACCACGCCTCCACCTGAGGGGCTGTTGGCGCAGATGACCAAGGCGGTGCTCCAACGCGCTTTGGATGTCGAGATCGCTGATCACCTGGGCTATGAGTACGGCGATCCGGCTGGTTATGGCTCGGGCAACTCCCGCAACGGGCGCGGCCGCAAAACCGTGCTCACCACGGCCGGAGCGGTCGACCCGACTTTATCAAACTAGCTTCTCGGGCGCGCTTCGCTCTCACCGTGGTGATCGAAAATTCCGCGAGCCAGTTGCGGTTCCGAACGGGGCCTGCGCTGGGTTCAGCGTCCAGGCGGCCGACGGTTCATGCTGGAAGGTGTTTCGGTTGACCCCGGTTGCACTATGTTGCCTGTGAGCCCGCAAATTAGCCTGAGGGTGGAGAGCCCCCCATCCACGGGGACCGTGGAATGTTGCCGTCGAGCACGAGTGTCAGAATTCTGTTTCATCCCGCTCTCCTGTCAACGGCGACACGGGGTCAGTTTTCAGACGACGCCGACATCTCCCCGGAACACGCCCCTTTGTCAATCCTGTTGGGAGGCGGTGAGTTCGATGGATGTGGTGCACCCGCGGTGCGCGGGAATCGATTGCTCGAAGAAAGACGCGAAGGTCTGTGTGCGGATTCAGGGCCATGGACGCAGAGGAGCGTCGTCGACAGTGACGACATGGGGTGCCATGACATCACAGATCCTGGCGTTGCGTGAGCATCTTATCGCGCAGAAGGTCACGTGTGTGGTGATCGAGTCCACCAGCGACTACTGGAAACCGTTCTACTACCTGCTCGACGATGAGCTGAACATGATGCTGATCAATGCGTCGCGGGTGCGCAATGTGCCCGGCCGCAAGACCGATGTGTCTGATGCTGCGTGGCTGGCCGATCTCGGGGCTCACGGGCTGGTGACGGCGTCGTTGGTGCCGCCGCCGCCGATTCGTGTCGGCGGCAAGTGAATACTGACCAGTGCTTGCCGACTCCTGATCAGTTTTCGATTGCCGTTGACAATTCGCGCGCTGCGGGATCTGACCCACGCACGCACGCACATCACCCGGGAATGCTCGCGCGAGGTAATGCGGTTGGAGAAGCTGCTCGAAGACGCCGGGATCAAACTCACCTCGGTGGCCACCGACATCACCGGAGTGTCCGGACGAGCGATGCTCGAGGCGCTGATCGCCGGCCAGAACGATCCAGCCATGATTGCCGATCTGGCCAAGCGGACGCTGCGCCGCAAGATCCCGGCGTTGACCGAGGCGTTGATCGGCCGGTTCAGTGAGCATCACGCGTTTATGTCCCGGTTGTTCCTTGACCGCATCGATGCTCACACCGCCGATATCGGTCGCCTCGATGAGCGCATCGAGGAAGCGATGGCGCCCTTTCGCCTCACCCGGGAACTGCTGATGAGCATTCCGGGATTCTCCGGCAAGACTGCCGAGGTGTGAATCGCCCTGGAAATCCCGGAGGCTCCTGACCTTGGAAACGAGGATGCAGGTATGCCGAAGGAACAGTCGTCTGGGAAGCCCACGGCGCGTCGTTACAGCCCGGAGGAGAAGGCCGCTGCAGTGCGGATGGTGCGGGCACTGCGTGCCGAGTTGGGCACCGAGCAGGGAACGGTGTCACGGGTAGCCCGCCAGCTCGGCTACGGGGTCGAGTCGGTGCGCTCCTGGGTGCGTCAGGCCGATATCGACGACGGGTATGCACCTGGGGTGTCCACTGCGGAGTCACAGCGGGTCAAAGAGCTCGAGCAAGAGATACGAGAACTGAAGCGGGCCAACGAGATTCTGAAACGAGCGGCCAGTTTCTTCGGCGCGGAGCTCGACCGCCAACACAAGAAGTAGTCGACTTCATCGACACCCACCGTGGGGAATTCGGGGTCGAGCCCATCTGCACCGTCCTGCGCACCGCAGGGGTGTCGGTGGCCCCGAGTACTTACTACGACACCAAGGCACGGCCGCTGTCGGCACGGGCCCGTCGAGACGCCGAGCTGGCGCCCGCCCTGGTGGCGCTGTGGGACAACTACCGGGTCTACGGCGCCCGCAAGCTGTGGAAAGCCGCCCGCCGTGCCGGCCACGACGTCGGGCGAGACCAGGTCGCCCGACTGATGCGCGCAGCCGGCATCCAAGGAGCGCGGCGCGGCAAACGGGTCCGCACCACCAAACCCGACCTGACAGCGCCTCGCCACCCCGATCTGGTCAAGCGGAAGTTCACGGCGACTACGCCGAACCAACTGTGGGTCACGGATCTAACATTCGTGCCGACCTGGGCTGGGGTGGCGTATGTGTGCTTCATCGTCGATGCCTACTCCCGGATGATCGTGGGCTGGCGGGTGGCCTCCCACATGCGCACAACCATGGTGCTCGACGCGATCGAGATGGCCCGCTGGTCACGTGGAAACACATTGCCGGGCTTGACATGTCACTCCGATGCCGGGTCCCAGTTCACTTCCATCCGCTACGGTGAACGTCTCGCCGAGGTCGGTGCGGTGCCCTCGATCGGCACCATCGGGGACAGCTACGACAACGCTCTGGCCGAGACCGTCAACGGTTACTACAAGGCCGAGCTGATCTACGGGCCGGCTCACACCGGGCCCTGGAAGACCGTCGAGGACGTCGAGCTGGCGACCCTGGCCTGGGTGTACTGGCACAACACCAGCCGCCTACACAGCTACCTCGCCGACGTTCCTCCGACCGAGTTCGAAGCCACCTTCTACGATGCACAACGGACCGACCAACCCCTGATCGGAATCCAATAACCCGAGCCTCCGACAGAACCAGGGCGATTCATCACGCAGCTCCGGCGGATACCTCCTCAATGAACCACCTGACATGACTCCAACCTTCCCAAGAAGTGGAGTCTCCGGACATGCCGGGGCGATTCAGTGTGGAGCTCTTAAAGGCCATGGCCTGCATTCCAGACGGTCGCGACGAACGCTATAGTTATTGGCCATGAGATTAGATTCGATTCGCCGTTCGGGCGTTGTAGTGCTTGTCTTGGCCACGGCC
Proteins encoded in this region:
- a CDS encoding IS3 family transposase (programmed frameshift): MPKEQSSGKPTARRYSPEEKAAAVRMVRALRAELGTEQGTVSRVARQLGYGVESVRSWVRQADIDDGYAPGVSTAESQRVKELEQEIRELKRANEILKRAAKFLRRGARPPTQEVVDFIDTHRGEFGVEPICTVLRTAGVSVAPSTYYDTKARPLSARARRDAELAPALVALWDNYRVYGARKLWKAARRAGHDVGRDQVARLMRAAGIQGARRGKRVRTTKPDLTAPRHPDLVKRKFTATTPNQLWVTDLTFVPTWAGVAYVCFIVDAYSRMIVGWRVASHMRTTMVLDAIEMARWSRGNTLPGLTCHSDAGSQFTSIRYGERLAEVGAVPSIGTIGDSYDNALAETVNGYYKAELIYGPAHTGPWKTVEDVELATLAWVYWHNTSRLHSYLADVPPTEFEATFYDAQRTDQPLIGIQ